The proteins below come from a single Zea mays cultivar B73 chromosome 8, Zm-B73-REFERENCE-NAM-5.0, whole genome shotgun sequence genomic window:
- the LOC100191341 gene encoding uncharacterized protein LOC100191341, whose protein sequence is MPPRRRDRRRLRDPSPPSSDARAPPSALGLRLTLLVPLLILVLVLAALGFSGLLSHSPPHSQTLQTTAHSVYERGLVKRDVSAREILSEHTRVSENRSQRNFANPVLAYVTPWNSKGYDMAKLFITKLTHVSPVWYDLKSDRNRLVLEGEHNFDAKWVSELQTNGSLVVPRIVLEALPAVLLFEKKQKAKAIDIIVSECRDKGYDGIVLESWSRWAIYGVLDDQELRYMALEFVKQLGEALHSVNSKSSSHHLELIYVIPAPRMQKLNNQDFGPKDLMHLADTVDGFSLMTYDFSGPQNPGPSAPLKWIHHSLAALLSAKGSSHSNSHSRMIFLGINFYGNDFLLSGGSGGGAITGRDFVHLLEKYKPSLQWDGKSLEHFFIYSDEGVKHAVFYPTLMSLSVRLDEARNWGTGLSIWEIGQGLDYFFDIL, encoded by the exons ATGCCGCCGAGGAGGCGAGATCGCCGGAGACTCCGCGACCCGTCGCCGCCGTCCTCCGATGCAAGAGCACCACCCTCCGCCTTAGGCTTGCGTCTCACCCTCCTCGTTCCCCTCCTTATCCTGGTTCTCGTCCTCGCCGCCCTTGGCTTCTCCGGCCTCCTCTCCCATTCCCCTCCCCACTCCCAAACGCTACAGACAACCGCCCACTCCGTCTACGAGCGCGGTCTGGTCAAGCGCGACGTCTCCGCACGAGAGATCCTCTCT GAGCACACAAGGGTTTCCGAGAACCGGTCGCAGCGGAACTTCGCGAACCCCGTCCTCGCCTATGTGACCCCCTG GAACTCCAAAGGTTATGACATGGCAAAGTTGTTCATCACAAAGCTTACTCATGTATCACCAGTGTGGTACGATTTGAAGAG TGATAGGAACAGGCTAGTTCTGGAAGGAGAACACAATTTTGATGCCAAATGGGTCTCTGAACTTCAAACCAATGGGTCTCTG GTAGTGCCGAGAATTGTCTTGGAAGCACTTCCTGCTGTTTTACTATTCGAAAAGAAGCAAAAGGCAAAAGCTATTGATATAATAGTGAGTGAATGCAG GGATAAGGGCTATGACGGTATTGTGCTCGAGTCCTGGTCAAGATGGGCTATTTATGGCGTGCTGGATGATCAAGAGCTACGTTACATG GCACTTGAATTTGTTAAGCAGCTGGGAGAGGCTTTGCATTCAGTCAATTCCAAATCAAGTAGCCACCATTTGGAACTAATTTATGTTATTCCGGCTCCAAGAATGCAAAAGCTCAATAATCAGGACTTTGGACCCAAAGATCTCATGCATCTGGCTGACACTGTAGATGGTTTTTCTCTTATGACATACGACTTCTCAGGACCTCAGAATCCTGGTCCCAGTGCACCTCTGAAGTGGATACATCATTCTCTAGCAGCACTTCTTTCAGCAAAAGGTTCCTCTCATAGCAATTCACATTCACGGATGATATTCCTTGGCATCAACTTTTATGGGAATGATTTTCTACTGTCTGGAG GTAGTGGTGGCGGTGCTATCACCGGAAGAGATTTTGTTCATTTACTTGAGAAGTACAAGCCATCTTTGCAGTGGGATGGAAAAAGTTTGGAGCACTTCTTTATCTATTCAGATGAAGGCGTGAAGCATGCTGTATTTTATCCAACGCTGATGTCACTCTCTGTACGTCTGGATGAAGCCCGAAATTGGGGAACAGGCCTTTCAATTTGGGAGATCGGACAAGGTTTAGACTACTTCTTTGATATTTTATAG